The following DNA comes from Marinilactibacillus sp. Marseille-P9653.
AGCTTTCAGAGCAGTAATAGAGAAACATGTTGATTATGAACTTCCAAAAATGCCTGCTCCAGTAGAGAAGAAAGCGTATGGAGAAGTTTCTCTGAAAGCTAGAACATCTTTATTCGAAAATCTGAACAACTTATCTAAACCGATTGAAGACATGTCGACGCTATCAATGGAAGACATAGATCAAAATTTTGGATATGTTTTGTATCAAAACAATTTGGGTAAAAAGCGCAAAATTGAAGAGTTCGAACTCGTTAAAGCGAATGATAGAGCAAAAGTCTTTATTAATCGTCAACACGAACTGACTCAATATGATAGAGAACTTGGCCAAAAAGTTTCCTTTGATTTAAAAGAAGAAGAAAATGAAATGAGTATCTTAGTTGAAAATATGGGGCGTGTAAATTACGGTAAAAACATGATTCACCAACAAAAAGGTATTGCTGATGGTGTCTTGGTCAATGGAGCCTTCCGAAATGGTTGGATACATTATGGTTTACCATTAGACAATATTGAACAAGTCGACTACGATCAGCCAGCAATTGAAGGAGAACCTTCTTTTAGCCAATTTGAATTTACTGTTGAAGAAGCACAAGATACATTTGTAGATATGACCGGCTGGGGTAAAGGCGTTGTCTTTATCAACGGATTTAACTTAGGAAGATTCTGGGAAGTTGGACCACAGTTCAAGCTTTATATACCAGGTCCACTACTAAGACAAGGTATCAATGAAATTGTTGTGTTTGAAACAGAAGGAAGGGTAAAAGATTCTGTTGAACTAACAGATAGAGCACCATATTAGAATAGTAACCAATTTGTTTACATCTGGAAGGTCTCGCTGATTATAAAGCGAGACTTTTTTATTGGATTTAGATGGATTGGTATCTATTTATACTTAAAGATATGATAAACTATAAAAGTAGGAATGCGGTTACATTGAAAGTTGCGACTTTTTGAAAAATATTTCTAGTTCATAGCAAACTCTAGTTGTTCTGTTCGAAAAGTGACGGCGACCTCCTGTACACTATTGTACCTAAGTTGATATTTTTAGGATTGAATAATGAACGAGCTTTTTATGGAAGTGACTCATGTTGAAAGTCTATTATTCTGGAAAAGGGGAAAGCGAATGAATCAGTTTATGAATCCTGTTATTAAAGGTTTTGCTCCAGATCCATCAGTCTGTGCAGTTGGGGAAGATTACTATTTAGTGAATTCTACTTTTGCCTATTTTCCCGGTATCCCAATTTATCATAGTAAAGATTTAGTTAACTGGACCCAAATTGGAAATGTGCTAGACCGTAAAGAGCAACTTGATCTTCAAGATGTAGAGGTCTCAGAAGGCGTATTTGCTCCAACAATTCGCTATCATGAATGTCTATTTTATGTGATTACAACGAATTTACCCCATGGAGGAAACTTTGTTGTAACAGCAAAATCCCCTTCAGGACCTTGGTCAAATCCTTATTATTTGACGGACGCACAAGGAATTGATCCTAGTTTGTTTTTCGATGAAGATGGTACTTGTTATTATGTAGGAATGAGATCGAACCTTTCTGGCGAACGGTATCCCGGTGATACTGAAATTTGGATTCAGCAATTTGATCCTCAGCTAATGAAACTTATTGGAGTTAGTACGACTATATATAAAGGTGCATTCAAGGAAGCTAAATGGCCAGAAGGCCCCCATTTATACAAACGGGAAGGCTTTTACTACCTTTTGATTGCTGAAGGCGGTACAGAATTTCATCATTCTATTTCAATAGCACGTAGCGAAAAAATTGATGGATGGTATATGAGTTGTCCCAATAATCCTATTTTGACGCATAGACATCTAGGCAGTTTTTATCCCATTCAAAATGCTGGACACGGAGATATGGTTGAAACGAGTAGCGGAAAATGGTTTTTAGTTTGTTTGGCTAGCAGAATGTTAGAAGGGAAGAGTAATCTTGGAAGGGAAACGTTTCTGGCTAAAATTAATTGGGAGAATGGATGGCCAGTTGTAAATCTTGGTGAAGGAAAATTACTGATCGAACAGCAACATAGTTTACCTCTTTATCCTACAGAAGAAAAAACTTCTTATATATTGGATCAAGATGATCCAGCATTTCTTTATTTAAAAAATCCCGATCTTGCTTACTACGACCGATATAGTCGAGAAGGATGGATTAGATTATATCCATCCGAGACGAAAATTGATTCAAAAATAGGGTCACCAACTTATCTTGCCATCAGACAACGGTCTACTGATTATGAATTGTCTACGAGAGTGCAAGTTAATCTGAAGACAGACGAAGAAGCAGGGATACTCCTATTTTTAGATCACTTAAATTCGTTAAGACTGACGATTTATCGTCTGGAAGATCAACTCATTGCACAGATGGCTTTAACTGAAAATGGAGAAGAAACCTATCTTGGTTCGAGGACATTAGATAGTAATGAGTGTATTTTGAAAATTAAAGGCACCGGACAAAAACTGACCGGGATCGTTTCGGTAGGTAATCAAGATTATGTAGTAGCAGATCAGATCGATACACACTTTTTAAGTACTGAAGAGGCCGGTGGTTTCGTAGGCTGCACGCATGGAATTTATTGTGTTTCTCCTCATCGGCAGACTGGTTATGCAGATTTTAACTGGCTCAATATTATTGATAACGATTAATCAATTAGCGGGTAAGGTATGCTATGAATATAGAATTTTTTATTTTGATGTATAAAACTGAAAAACGAAGGTTGAGTGAATGGATATGGCTATATTAGTATTTGATATTGGTGGAACATCATTAAAATACGCTATTTGGCAAGATGAAGAACTAACAGAAAAAAACTTTTTTAAATCACCGTCCACATGGGATGAGATGAAAGATTTATTAGTTGAAATAAAAGAAGGATTCGATGAATTATGCGAACTGGATGGCGTAGCTATTTCTTCTCCAGGTGCTGTAAATCAAGAAGCGCGAACTATTGAAGGTATTAGTGCATTACCTTACTTACATCACTTTCCGATATATGATGAACTTGAAGAGCTTTTTGGATTACCTGTAGCTATAGAAAATGATGCAAATTGTGCAGCGTTAGCTGAAGTCTGGAAAGGCGCAGCAAAGGATAATAAGAATGTCTTGTTTGTTGTAGTCGGAACAGGTATTGGTGGTTCTGTAATAGTTGACAAAGAAGTTCAGCATGGCGCTCATTTATTCGGTGGGGAGTTTGGAATCATGCTTCTGAATGAAAAAGAAACGTTCAGTCAGCTGGGGACAACGGTCGCACTAGCTAAACGATATAATGAGAGAATGGATATGACCGCTAAGCCTGTCGACGGAAGAACGGTTTTTGACTTAGCTGAACGAGGGGATGAAGTCGCAGTAGAAGAAGTTAATAAGTTTTATAGATACTTGTCGATGGGACTGTTTAATCTCACTTATGCGTTTGACCCTGAAGTGATTTTAATTGGTGGGGGCGTATCCAGTAGACCGGATTTGTTGAAAAAATTGAATGCGGAAATTGAAATCTTAATGACAGAACTTGGATTAGACATTTTTAGACCAGTGCTAGATGTTTGTGCGTATAAAAATGATGCTAATTTGATTGGTGCTGTTTATAATTTCAAGAGCAAGCATTCAAATTAAATCATAATGATTATTGAGAGGCTAGGACAAAGGTCCCAGCCTCTTTCAGTGTATAGACTTCGCATATGAGTGGCACAACCATAGTTTAAAGGATATGATACAATAAGGTTAAGAACGTATACGTTAGGAGAATAAACATGCCATTAGAACCTAAAAGCATTCAGCTTGCAAAAGTTGCCCCCCCTTTACCCGAAACAAATTTAGTTCCTATTACGCTAACAGATGAGACCATGGAAGTACGATTTGAACGTGTACTAAAGACAATGAAAGCAGAAGGATACTCCACCCTCGTTATTTACGAAGATTTAGAACATGGCTCAAATTTTGAATATCTTACTGGTTTTTTGACAAGATTTGAAGAAGCATTACTGATCATACATGATGATGGAACAGTCTATTATGTATTAGGGAATGAAAATCTGAAACTTGAAAAACATGCTCGTTTAAAAGGGAAAGTGATACATGCGCCTCAATTCTCCCTACCGAATCAGCCTAGATTTGAAGATAAGCCACTTACAGAAATCTTAGATCAAACTTTATTTAAAGTGGATGGTCAAATTGGTTTAGTTGGTTGGAAACTGTTTACAGGAACTCATGCCGAGTCGAAAAAGAACTTTGACCTTCCTCATTATATTGTAGAGACGATCACAAAACAGATTGGTTCAGATAAAGTATTCAATGCTACAGATCTATTTATCGGAGACCAGGGAGTCAGAACCACAAACACTGCCAATGAGATTGCGCATTACGAATTTGGAGCTGCATTAGCGTCTGCCAGTATACTTAAGACGTTAGATGCCGTTGAAATAGGAAAAACAGAAATGGAATTAGGACAAATTTTGAATGCTAGTGGCCAACCAAACAGTGTAGTCACAATCGCTGCAACCGGTAAACGGTTTGAAAAAGCACGATTGTACCCAGGCCACAAGAAAATTGCTTTAGGAGATCCTGTGTCTTTAACCGTTGGATATAAAGGTGGCCTTCAAAGTAGAAGTGCATTTGCTGTTCACGATGCAACAGAGTTACCTAAAGGACAAGAGCAGTATTTAGAAAAAGTCGTTTATCCTTATTTCAAAGCAATATCTACTTGGTTGGAGAATGTTCATATAGGTATGGAAGGAAAAGAAGTTTATAAGCTAATTGAAACGGTTCTTCCTAAAAAACAGTATGGCTGGCACTTGAATCCAGGTCATTATGTTGCAGACGAAGAATGGATGGCTTCTCCCATATACAAAGATTCTACTGTTACATTGAAAAGTGGTATGTTGTTTCAAGTAGATATCATTCCTTCGATTGAAGGGTTCTCTGGAACGAGTGCAGAAGGTGGCATTGTACTGGCAGATGAAATGCTAAAAGAACAAATCAAGTCAAACTATCCAGAAATATGGGACAGAATGATTAAGAGGAGAACTTTTATCATGGATCAGTTGGGTATCGATCTTCACGAGGATATACTTCCTCTAGGAAATGCATTGCCTTACCTAAGACCATTTTTATTAGATAAAGAAAAAGCCGTGACTATTTCAAAAAAAGTATAGAATAATTATAAAGGAGATAAATAGATGTCAGTTCTTGAAAAAATTAAAGGTGGACTAATCGTGTCGTGTCAAGCTTTACTGGATGAACCCCTTCATAGCTCTTTCATTATGGGAAGAATGGCGATTGCAGCAGAACAAGGTGGTGCTATCGGCATTAGAGCCAATTCCAAGGAAGATATCACAGAAATCAAGAAACAAACGGAACTTCCACTGATTGGGATCGTCAAAAGAGACTACGATGATTCTTCCGTTTATATTACGGCAACGATGAAAGAAATCGATGAACTTATGGAAGTAGGCTGTGAGATTATTGCACTCGATGCCACCGATCAAAGACGACCAGAGGGACAATCACTTGAAGATTTTGTAAAACACATTCGAGAAAAGTATCCTGATGTCCTATTGATGGCCGATAGTTCAACTATAGAAGAAGTCATGGAAGCAGAGAAACTAGGGTTTGATCTTCTTTCGACCACATTGATGGGGTATACAGAAAAGTCAAAAGGATTAAATATAGCAGATCAAGATTTTGAGAAACTAAAAATCATTTTAGAATCTGTTGAAACACCCGTCATAGCGGAAGGACATATTGATACACCGGAGAAAGCAAAAAGATGTTTGGAGTTAGGTGTACATTCTGTAGTTGTTGGCAGTGCCATTACACGTCCTCAATTGATCACTGAACAATTTGTCAATAAAATCATAATGTAACGCAAAAAGTCGGTAGAGGAGTCTATCGACTTTTTGTTTTCAAATATTCTGATCATTTAAGGTAAATCTTTTGAGAAAAACCTATAGCTACGGTACATTTAAAAAGAAAGAAGTCGTTTAATCAATAGTCTGAGGAGGAACTGTTTGTGTATAAAGATTTAGATGGGAAAGTAGCAGTCGTAACCGGAGGATCTAAAGGAATTGGTCAAGAAGTAGCCATTCGGTTTGGTAAAGAAAAAATGTCGGTTGTGATCAACTATCATAGTGATGAAGAAGGCGCAAATGAATCTGTTGAAGCCATTGAAAGTCATGGTGGAAAAGCAGTCGCTGTTCAAGCTGATGTTGGTTCTGAAGAGGGTGTCCAAACATTAATGGATACAGCAGTTGAGCATTTTGGGAAACTTGATCTATGGGTCAATAATGCAGGTATGGAGAATCAATCACCAACACATGAATTAAGTTTTGATGACTGGTCTAAAGTTATGAGTGTGAATCTCGATGGCGTATTTCTAGGTTCAAAAGCGGCTTTAAATTATTTTGTAGAAAACAATATCAAAGGTTCTATCATCAATATGTCTTCTGTACATGATAAAATTCCATGGCCAACCTTTGCACACTATGCTGCGAGTAAAGGTGGTGTGAAGATGTTTACGGAAACCATTGCCTTAGAGTATGCTCATAAGGGTATTAGAGTGAATAATCTTTCTCCAGGTGCCATCAATACAGATATCAATGCAGAGAAATTTGAAGATGAAGAAGCAAAACAGAAAACGATTAGTATGATTCCGATGAATTATATTGGTAAACCTGAAGAAGTAGCGGCCGCAGCGGCATGGTTAGCATCGAGTGAATCTAGTTACGTCACAGGGACAACACTTTATGTTGATGGCGGTATGACCTTGTACCCATCATTTGAAAAAGGCGACGGTTAATTTAGGGCTTGCAAAAAGATGAACTAACTTTTAAAAAATTATATTAATAAATATAAACCTCAGCGAGAGTCCTGTAAGACTCTCACTGAGGTTTTTGTTGTTGCCTCTATAATTAAGAGACGTCATTCTTATTTTTCGATAAACTAAGGTTAGATCCTCACGTTCGAGCATATCATTAGAAACGACAAAAGTAAGTGCGTTACAATAATTTTGTCAAAAGTAATGAAAGGATGTTCTAAGATGAAGAAAATGGAAACGTACGAATTAAATGACGGATCAAGCATTCCAAAAATTGGATTGGGTACTGTAAACATTCAAGGCGCGACTGGAGTCAATAGTATCTTGACCGCTATTGAGGCAGGTTACCGCGTCATTGATACTTCAACTAACTACATGAACGAAGGAATGGTTGGGGAAGCAATCCGACGTTCTTCTGTTCCAAGAGAAGAATTGATTATTAGTTCTAAGCTTCCTGGAATGGCACATGATTATGATAAAGCCATCAAAATGATTCAAGAGTCGCTATATAGATTAGGAATTGATTATTTTGATAAATATCTTATTCACTGGCCGCTACCAAAACAAGGTAAGTATGATCAAGCTTGGCAAGCGTTAGTCGATGCACAGAAATTTGGGTTGATCAAAACCATTGGTGTTTCAAACTTCTTAGAAGAACACCTGAATACGATAATCGACAAAACAGGTGTTACACCTGCTACAAACCAAATTGAAAGACATCCTTACTTCAACAATAATGAACTAGTTGAAACAAACAAAAAGCTTGGCATTTTAACTGAAGCTTGGAGTCCATTTGGTAGAGAAATCAACGATGTAATCGAGCACGAAACCATTACTGAGATTGCTAAAAAGTACGATAAATCGCCTACTCAAGTGATTTTAAGATGGAATTTACAAAACGGGGTTATGCCTATTGTGAAATCTTCTTCGTACAAGCATCAAAAAGCAAACCTTGATGTATTCGATTTTGAATTGTCACAAGAAGATATTGACACTATTGATGGATTGGATAAAGGAGAGCCTGGCCGTGTAGAAGGACAGCATCCGAATGAATATGAAGAATTTGGATAGAATTTAAATTTACGGACAGTTTGCTATTAACAGCAAACTGTCTTTTTTAATGGATAAAAAGCTTATTCTGTTCAAACCATCATAATTTTTCTGAAATTGTGTTCAAACTAATTGATATTTGTTTTATATTTGTCTATGATTAAGTTCTGACTTTAAATAACACTAATTTTATATAAGTATCCCTCGGTTTAGTAACATACGAAACAGATGGATAATTTAAGCGAGGGAAAATGATGAATCATGATAAAATAGCAAAAAGGATTCTTGAAAATGTCGGTGGAAAATCAAACGTTCAAGAATTGACACATTGCTTTACAAGACTAAGATTTGTACTCAAAGATGAAAATAAAGTAGATAAGTCAACATTGGATAATATGGATGAAATTTTGTCTGTGGTGTTTAATGGTGGACAGACGCAAGTGGTTATTGGTAATGAAGTCGCTAAAGTTTATGAACAAATAGAACCGTTACTTGATCATAATCAAAAAGATCGTAATGTAGAGCTGGATAAAAACGAGTCTTTAGGAAATAAGATTTTGAATACAGTCGCAGCCATTTTCACACCAATCATACCAGCAATTGCAGCTTCTGGAATGATTAAAGGATTGCTTGCGATTGCGGTTATGTTCGCTATGCGTTTCTATGATTTAGATATTAAAGAATTCAATACGTATGTTATTTTGAGTGCTGCTTCGGATGCTATCTTTTATTTTATGCCACTTATTTTAGCCTATACATCTGCAAAAGTGTTTAAAGCTAATGAGTTTATTGCCATGGTTATTGGTGGGACATTAGTATATCCAACTTTGATTGAATTAATGACAGGAGATCTGTCCGTAACGTTCTTTGGAGTGGGAGTAACGCAAGCAAATTACGCTTCTTCTGTTATCCCAATTATTATTGCTGTCTTTATTTTGTCTTACGTTCAGAGATTCTTTGAACGTATCATACCGGAAGTACTCAAGATTATTGTAGTACCTACCTTTTCTTTACTTGTAATGATTCCGGCGACCTTATTGCTTTTTGGTCCAATCGGAATTTATATGGGGAATGCAGTGAACTGGGTATATTACTATATTATGGATTTTAGTTCAATATTACTGGGAGCCTTTATTGGTGGTATGTGGTGTGTGTTAGTTGTTTTTGGTGCACATAGAGCCATTATCCCAATAGGGATACAAGACGTTGCTCAAAACGGACGTCAGAACTTATTAGCCTTTGCAGGAGCGGCGAACTTTTCTCAAGCAGGCGCTGCGCTAGGCGTATTTTTTAGAACGAAAAATAAAGCCCTTAAAACAGTGGCGTTGTCTGCATGTGTAACTGCGCTATTCGGCATCACAGAGCCAGCTATTTATGGAACCAACTTAAGACTTAAAACACCAATGATTTACGCGGTTATCAGTGGTGCCTTAGGTGGAGCCATTATGGGCTGGGGTGGTTCTTATGGGAATGCATTCGCTAACCAGGGTATATTGACGATCCCGGTTTATGCAGAAGCAGGAACGACCGCCTTTCTAGCTTATCTTATTGGTATATCTGTAGCGTTCTTCGGGGCGTGTGCCATGACTGTATTCATAGGATTTAAAGACATACCTACTGATAATGAGGAAGTAGCAACAGTAACCGATCATTTCAAGACTTCTACAAGCATAGAAAATAGTCCAATAATTATGGCTTCACAAGCAGATAAGGTACTTGCTACGCCAGTTAAAGGTACGTTGGTTTCTTTAAGCAAGGTTAATGATGAAGTTTTTGCCTCTGGAGCAATGGGGAAAGGATTTGCAATCCTTCCTGAGACTGGAGAGGTTGTAGCACCAGATAATTGTACGGTTACGGCTTTAGCTCCCACTTTACATGCTATTGGATTAACGCTTGATAATGGACTAGAAGTCTTGATTCATATTGGAATAGATACAGTAAAATTAAATGGTCAGTTTTTCGAAAGTTTTGTTACAATAGGAGATAGATTGAAAAAAGGAGATAAGCTGCTTTCTTTTGACTTGGATACTATAAGAGCCAAAGGGTATGACACGATCACTCCTATTGTTGTCACGAATACAAATGAATACAAAGAGATTCAAAGTGTATCGAAGACCAATATTTCAATACTGGAAGATATTTTATTGATTAAAGACAAGGGGACAAGTTATGCGTAATCATTTTCAAAAAGATTTCTGGTGGGGTGCCTCATCTTCAGCGTTTCAAATAGAAGGTGCTTGGGATGAAGACGGCAAAGGAATGACCGTTGCTGATTTCAATTCATTCAAAAAATCAGATAAGCAAGCAGATACCAAAGTAGCAAGTGACTTTTATCATCACTACAAAGAAGATATTCTTTTGATGAAAGAATTAGGTTTAAAGACCTATCGTTTTTCTATTTCGTGGGCTAGAATATTGCCTGATGGAGATGGAGAAATCAATCAAAAAGGAATCGATTTTTATAATCGTGTGATCGATTTTCTACTTGAACAAGATATTATGCCTTTTATCACGCTTTATCACTTTGACTTACCTTATGCATTAGTAGAAAAATATAATGGCTGGGAAGACCGGGCATGTGTTTATGCTTTTGAGAAGTTTTCAAGAATCTGTTTTGAAGCGTTTGGAGACCGAGTGAAAAACTGGCAAGTGAATAATGAACAGAATCTGATGATTCGAGTCAATGAAAGAATGAACATGTATGACGTTGCTCCTGAAGATGCAGAACGTGTGCGTGCTCAAATGGATTATCACATGTTTGTAGCTCACGCCTTATCAACGAATGCTTGCCACGAGATAATAGAAGACGGTAAAATTGGTCCTGCCGTTTCATCGACAGTGACTTATCCTGCCTCAAACAAACCAATGGATATCTGGTCAGCAAAAATGAATGATAACTTCAAAACAAACTATGCTTTAGATATGTACTGTTATGGAGATTATCCTGGTTACTACAAAGAGTATCTTGCTAAAGCGGGTATTGAACCTGTAAGACAGCCCGAAGACGAAGGAATCTTAAAAGCTGCCAAACCTGATTTGATCGCATTGAATTATTACCGTACATTAGTAGCCTCTTATTTACCTGAAACAGAAGAGAATCCTTTTGGAACTAAATTTAATGAGATAGATTATGATCTGTACGGATATTTCAAAATTGAGAAGAATCCTCATTTGGAATCCAGTCAATACGGCGCTCAAATAGATCCTATGGGTTTAAGATTAGTCTTAAATGATTATTATGATCGCTACAGACTGCCTTTGATCATCACAGAAAATGGATTAGGAACACCGGACACATTGACTGAAGATGGAAAAATACATGATGATTATAGAATCGATTACATCAGAGATCATATTGCTGCTTGTAACGATGCAATAGCTGATGGGGTAGAATTAATCGGTTATTGTCCGTGGGCTGCAATCGATATCCTCAGCTCTCACCAAGGTTTCAAAAAACGTTACGGATTTGTTTATGTAAATAGAGAAGATCATGATTTAAAAGACCTAGCAAGAATCAAAAAAGATAGTTTCTATTTCTATCAAGAAGTGATTCAAAATAACGGATTAACTGAATAGCAAAAAGACTGGTAAAAGTCTTTAATGAACATTAATTTAAAAATTGAAAGAAAGAAAACCGTCAAAATAAAGGATTTAATATCCTCATTTTGACGGCTTTTTTTGAAATAGTTACTTTAAAGATGATTCGGCAAGTTGCAGATCAGAGCAAATAACAAAATAAATGAATAGACGATTGGTCTCTTAAACTGGAAATTAAAGAGAATGGCTAATATATATGTTTATGAATATATGTCACATGAACGTACTAGGAGTTTTTTAGATAGTTAGGTGTTTGTGAAGAGCGCTTTTTGAATACCCAGTTCTTTTGAATATAAAATCCTATACAAAATATAAGTGCATCTACAGGAATTTTGATGACCCACTCTAAATCAAAAGAAAGAACAGATACTATTGTTTGAACCAAGAATGCGGAAGTCATCATCTCAGCAACAAACAAAACCGTGTAACGATATACGGAACGAGAAGATTGTTTACTTTTAAAGACTAAATATTTGTTTGTTAGAAAATTAAAACAAGCCGATCCAAAACGAGCAAAAATGGTGGCTAAAATAATATAGTAATTCTGTATCCAATTAGATAATAAGAAAACAAATATAGCAAATAAAAGTATATCAATTAAGAAAGAAAAGATCGCTGAAAGACTATACTTAAAGAAAGTTTTATAGATTTTTATTGAATCGATCATAGGATTAAAATGAGAAGATTCATTGTTATTTAAATATACGGTAGAGATTGGTGTTTCTACGATTGAAATATCCTGATCTTTGAAAAATAAAAGCATATTCATTTCATATTCGTATCGATCTCCTTCAACCTTCAATAGGTCGCCAAGAACTCCTACCGGTATAACCCTCAAGCCTGTTTGGGTATCACTGATGTTGATTCCA
Coding sequences within:
- a CDS encoding glucose-1-dehydrogenase, with translation MYKDLDGKVAVVTGGSKGIGQEVAIRFGKEKMSVVINYHSDEEGANESVEAIESHGGKAVAVQADVGSEEGVQTLMDTAVEHFGKLDLWVNNAGMENQSPTHELSFDDWSKVMSVNLDGVFLGSKAALNYFVENNIKGSIINMSSVHDKIPWPTFAHYAASKGGVKMFTETIALEYAHKGIRVNNLSPGAINTDINAEKFEDEEAKQKTISMIPMNYIGKPEEVAAAAAWLASSESSYVTGTTLYVDGGMTLYPSFEKGDG
- a CDS encoding glycoside hydrolase family 43 protein, with the protein product MNQFMNPVIKGFAPDPSVCAVGEDYYLVNSTFAYFPGIPIYHSKDLVNWTQIGNVLDRKEQLDLQDVEVSEGVFAPTIRYHECLFYVITTNLPHGGNFVVTAKSPSGPWSNPYYLTDAQGIDPSLFFDEDGTCYYVGMRSNLSGERYPGDTEIWIQQFDPQLMKLIGVSTTIYKGAFKEAKWPEGPHLYKREGFYYLLIAEGGTEFHHSISIARSEKIDGWYMSCPNNPILTHRHLGSFYPIQNAGHGDMVETSSGKWFLVCLASRMLEGKSNLGRETFLAKINWENGWPVVNLGEGKLLIEQQHSLPLYPTEEKTSYILDQDDPAFLYLKNPDLAYYDRYSREGWIRLYPSETKIDSKIGSPTYLAIRQRSTDYELSTRVQVNLKTDEEAGILLFLDHLNSLRLTIYRLEDQLIAQMALTENGEETYLGSRTLDSNECILKIKGTGQKLTGIVSVGNQDYVVADQIDTHFLSTEEAGGFVGCTHGIYCVSPHRQTGYADFNWLNIIDND
- a CDS encoding Xaa-Pro peptidase family protein yields the protein MPLEPKSIQLAKVAPPLPETNLVPITLTDETMEVRFERVLKTMKAEGYSTLVIYEDLEHGSNFEYLTGFLTRFEEALLIIHDDGTVYYVLGNENLKLEKHARLKGKVIHAPQFSLPNQPRFEDKPLTEILDQTLFKVDGQIGLVGWKLFTGTHAESKKNFDLPHYIVETITKQIGSDKVFNATDLFIGDQGVRTTNTANEIAHYEFGAALASASILKTLDAVEIGKTEMELGQILNASGQPNSVVTIAATGKRFEKARLYPGHKKIALGDPVSLTVGYKGGLQSRSAFAVHDATELPKGQEQYLEKVVYPYFKAISTWLENVHIGMEGKEVYKLIETVLPKKQYGWHLNPGHYVADEEWMASPIYKDSTVTLKSGMLFQVDIIPSIEGFSGTSAEGGIVLADEMLKEQIKSNYPEIWDRMIKRRTFIMDQLGIDLHEDILPLGNALPYLRPFLLDKEKAVTISKKV
- a CDS encoding glycoside hydrolase family 1 protein, producing the protein MRNHFQKDFWWGASSSAFQIEGAWDEDGKGMTVADFNSFKKSDKQADTKVASDFYHHYKEDILLMKELGLKTYRFSISWARILPDGDGEINQKGIDFYNRVIDFLLEQDIMPFITLYHFDLPYALVEKYNGWEDRACVYAFEKFSRICFEAFGDRVKNWQVNNEQNLMIRVNERMNMYDVAPEDAERVRAQMDYHMFVAHALSTNACHEIIEDGKIGPAVSSTVTYPASNKPMDIWSAKMNDNFKTNYALDMYCYGDYPGYYKEYLAKAGIEPVRQPEDEGILKAAKPDLIALNYYRTLVASYLPETEENPFGTKFNEIDYDLYGYFKIEKNPHLESSQYGAQIDPMGLRLVLNDYYDRYRLPLIITENGLGTPDTLTEDGKIHDDYRIDYIRDHIAACNDAIADGVELIGYCPWAAIDILSSHQGFKKRYGFVYVNREDHDLKDLARIKKDSFYFYQEVIQNNGLTE
- a CDS encoding ROK family protein encodes the protein MAILVFDIGGTSLKYAIWQDEELTEKNFFKSPSTWDEMKDLLVEIKEGFDELCELDGVAISSPGAVNQEARTIEGISALPYLHHFPIYDELEELFGLPVAIENDANCAALAEVWKGAAKDNKNVLFVVVGTGIGGSVIVDKEVQHGAHLFGGEFGIMLLNEKETFSQLGTTVALAKRYNERMDMTAKPVDGRTVFDLAERGDEVAVEEVNKFYRYLSMGLFNLTYAFDPEVILIGGGVSSRPDLLKKLNAEIEILMTELGLDIFRPVLDVCAYKNDANLIGAVYNFKSKHSN
- a CDS encoding beta-glucoside-specific PTS transporter subunit IIABC, which gives rise to MNHDKIAKRILENVGGKSNVQELTHCFTRLRFVLKDENKVDKSTLDNMDEILSVVFNGGQTQVVIGNEVAKVYEQIEPLLDHNQKDRNVELDKNESLGNKILNTVAAIFTPIIPAIAASGMIKGLLAIAVMFAMRFYDLDIKEFNTYVILSAASDAIFYFMPLILAYTSAKVFKANEFIAMVIGGTLVYPTLIELMTGDLSVTFFGVGVTQANYASSVIPIIIAVFILSYVQRFFERIIPEVLKIIVVPTFSLLVMIPATLLLFGPIGIYMGNAVNWVYYYIMDFSSILLGAFIGGMWCVLVVFGAHRAIIPIGIQDVAQNGRQNLLAFAGAANFSQAGAALGVFFRTKNKALKTVALSACVTALFGITEPAIYGTNLRLKTPMIYAVISGALGGAIMGWGGSYGNAFANQGILTIPVYAEAGTTAFLAYLIGISVAFFGACAMTVFIGFKDIPTDNEEVATVTDHFKTSTSIENSPIIMASQADKVLATPVKGTLVSLSKVNDEVFASGAMGKGFAILPETGEVVAPDNCTVTALAPTLHAIGLTLDNGLEVLIHIGIDTVKLNGQFFESFVTIGDRLKKGDKLLSFDLDTIRAKGYDTITPIVVTNTNEYKEIQSVSKTNISILEDILLIKDKGTSYA
- a CDS encoding aldo/keto reductase, whose amino-acid sequence is MKKMETYELNDGSSIPKIGLGTVNIQGATGVNSILTAIEAGYRVIDTSTNYMNEGMVGEAIRRSSVPREELIISSKLPGMAHDYDKAIKMIQESLYRLGIDYFDKYLIHWPLPKQGKYDQAWQALVDAQKFGLIKTIGVSNFLEEHLNTIIDKTGVTPATNQIERHPYFNNNELVETNKKLGILTEAWSPFGREINDVIEHETITEIAKKYDKSPTQVILRWNLQNGVMPIVKSSSYKHQKANLDVFDFELSQEDIDTIDGLDKGEPGRVEGQHPNEYEEFG
- a CDS encoding N-acetylmannosamine-6-phosphate 2-epimerase produces the protein MSVLEKIKGGLIVSCQALLDEPLHSSFIMGRMAIAAEQGGAIGIRANSKEDITEIKKQTELPLIGIVKRDYDDSSVYITATMKEIDELMEVGCEIIALDATDQRRPEGQSLEDFVKHIREKYPDVLLMADSSTIEEVMEAEKLGFDLLSTTLMGYTEKSKGLNIADQDFEKLKIILESVETPVIAEGHIDTPEKAKRCLELGVHSVVVGSAITRPQLITEQFVNKIIM